GTATCTGGATCCGCTCTTCTCGGCCCTGACGATCGCGACGTATGTCGCGGTGGGCATTGCGGGGCTCATGCTGGTGGCCGCCGTCCTGCTGATCGGCACGACGATCCGGTTGTCGGCGTTCGCCCGAAGACGCGAACTCGGGATCATGCGGCTGGTGGGCGCCTCGAACCGGTTCATCCAGACCCCGTTCATCCTCGAGGGCGTCTTCGCCGCGTTCATCGGCTCGCTGCTGGCCAGCGGGGCGATCATCGCCGGCGTGCAGTTCGGAGTGCGGCAGTATCTGAGCGACCGGATCGACTTCGTGACGAACTGGGTCGGCTTGGGCGAGGTCGCCGTCGTGATCCCGCTCATCATCATCATCGGGCTTGGGCTGGCGGCGCTGTCGGCCGGCTTCGCCATCAGGCGGTGGCTGCGCGCGTGAGCTGCCCGCTCCGCTAGACTGGCCTGCTGCCGCACCGCCCGTCCGGGTGACTCCGCGGCTCGAACGAGGAGAACAGCCATGGTCCGCGAGCGCGGTGAACAGGTCGTTGCGACCAACCGTCGCGCGCGCCACGAGTATGCGATCGAGAAGACGTGCGAAGCGGGCCTCGTGCTCACCGGCACCGAGGTGAAGTCGCTGCGCCAGGGCCGCGCGAACCTCTCGGACGGCTACGCGTACATCGATCGCGGCGAGGCCTACCTCGACGCCGTCAACATCCCGGAATATTCGCAGGGCCACTGGACGAACCACTCCGCCAAGCGCACGCGCAAGCTGCTGCTGCACAAGGACGAGATCGTCAAGCTCTCGCACGCGATCAGCGCGGGCGGCTACACCCTGGTTCCGCTCAAGCTCTACTTCTCCGACGGTCGCGCGAAGGTCGAGATCGCCGTGGCGAAGGGAAAGCGCGAGTTCGAGAAGCGTCAGACCATCCGCGAGCGCGAAGACAAGCGCGAAGCCGAGCGTGCGATGCGCACGCGCAACCGCCTCGGGGACTAGCGTTCAGACCACTGCCGGCACGGCATCCACCGAGTGATCGGTGAAGGCCTGCTTGGGCACGAATACGAGCAGGACGGCCGCTACCAGGGCCGTCACGCCGCACACGATCCACACCGTGAGGTAGCCGGTGAACGATCCGGCCGTGCCTTCGGCGGCGACGCCCGCTCCGGTCGCGCCGTGGAACAGCGCGATGCCGAACACGCACGACGCGATCGCGCCGCCCACGGTCTTGACCGAATTGGTCAGCCCGGTGGCCACGCCGGTCTGCGTGGCCGGCGCCGCCGCTGCCGCCGCGGCCGGCAACGCGGCCACGAGCGCGCCCGAGCCGAGACCTACGACGACCATGTTGCTGATGACCTGCGCGTAGGCGGTGTGGAACGGCAGGAACAGCAGGAAGCCGACGCCGACCAGGAGTGCCGCGCCGATGAGGGCCACGCGCGGAGTGAAGCGGCGGGCGACCAGAGGGAAAGTCAGGGCGCCGACGATCATCGCGATCAGGTAGACGCCGATGATGAGCGAGGTCTGGAACCCGCCCGTGCCCAAGCCGAATCCGTACACGTCGGGATCGGTGCGCGCGAACGTTGACAGGGGCGCCTGCGCGCCCAGGACGCTTACGCCGAACAGCCCGGCTGTGAGGAAGACCGGGCCGAGCGCGGGGGAGCGGAACATGCGCACATCGATGAGCGGGTCGGGGTGCCGCAGCTCCCACGCGGCGAAGGGCCACACCAGCAGCACACCCAGGGCGACCAGCGCCCATGGCAGGACGTCGCCGACGCCGTTGAGGCGCAGGAAGCTGAGACCGCCCGTGAATGCGATGAGCGCGAACGAGATCAGCACCAGGCCCACGGTGTCCAGGCGCCCGCCGGTGGGCTCGGGCGACTCCTGCACGCCGAACAGGATCACGAAGAAGCAGACGACGACAAGCAGCGCCGGGATCAGCAGGACGATCCACAGCGGGATCGCATCGACCAGTGCGCCGCCGGCCAGGGCGCCGGAGATCGCGCCGAGCTCGAGGGCGGCCACGAGCAGACCGGCGGCGCGGGCGGTGATGGCCGCGCGCCCCTGCATGCGCCGGGACCGCGACCAGATGAGGGCGATCTCCAGCGGAAGCCACACGACGTAGAAGCCCTGCAGCGCCCAGGCGACCAGGAACACGGCGAACGAGTCGGTGAACGGCAGGGCGAGTGAGGCGAGGGCGGTCAGAGCGGTCGAGACGAGCAGGATGCGCTTGTGGCCGACCATGTCGCCGAGCTTGGCCAGGGCGGGCACCACGAGTGCCGACAGCATCAGCTGCGTGCCCTCGAGCCAGTTCACATCGGCATCGTGGATGCTCAGGTGCCGCGCGATGTCGGTGAGCATGGGCGTGTACCAGCCCTGCAGCACGCCGCTGGTGAACTCGACGAACGCGAGGAATCCGACGACGCCGGCAAGCGTCCCCAAGGTGACGCGTGCGGACATCATGCTCCTTGCGGGGGTTCGGGCGCGTCTACTGTAGCCGCTGCAGCAGCTCCCGATGGAATCGCTCGCCGTGCTCCAGTTCACTGATCTCCACGCGCTCGTCGACGCCGTGGATGCCGGCGCGCTGCGCCGCCGACATGGCCAGCGGCGCGAACCGGAACACCGCCGGTGAGAAGCGATGGAAATGCCGCGAATCGGTGGCCGCCATCGAGACGTACGGCACGGCCGCGGCAGCGGGGTGCGAGACGGCGAGGGCATCGCGCAGCAGCGTGAACTGCGCAGTGTCGGTCGCGGACTCGGGTGAGGGCTCGCTTCCTTCGAGCACCTCGACGTGCACGTGCGAGTCCTGGACGCGACGACGCACGCGGCGGACCGTACCGGCAACGGTCTCGCCGAGCGCGATCCGCAGGTTCACCGTCGCCGAGGCCTGTGAGGGCAGCACGTTCGCGGCCGTTCCACCGGCGAGCATGGTCGCCGCGACCGTCGTGCGCACCAGGGCCGCCGGCTCGCCGCCCAGCAGCACGAAGGCACGCGCCGTCAGTGGGGGCAGGGCGCCGAGCACGCGGTACAGCGCACGCGCAGGTCCGGTCGCGCGTGCGGCGAACAGGCCCAGCATGCGGGTGATGGCGGCGGGAGCGCGCGGCGGGAAGGTGCCGGGCGTGAGCCGGTCGACGGCCCGCGCGATCCGGCCCACGGCAGTGAGCGCGGGGGGCGTCGACGCGTGACCGCCTTCGCCGCGGGCGCTCAGGCGCAGGGTGAGCACGCCCTTCTCGCCGACCCCGATCATCGCGGCGGTGCCCGGGACGAGAGGCAGTGGCGCGTCGACGACCGCCCCGCCCTCGTCGAGTACTAGCCAGGGAACGATCCCGCGCTCGCGCAGCGTCGCGGCGATCTCCTGCGCGGCCGCGCCGTACGTCTCCTCATTGCCCCCGAATGACAGGTACACATCGCGCGGGGGAGTGAACCCTGCGGCCAGCAGGTTCTCGACCGCCTCGATCGTGACGATCAGCGGGCCCTTGTCGTCGAGCGCACCCCGGCCGTACACCCACCCGTCGGCGACGACGCCCGCGAAGGGCGGGTGGGTCCACGCATCGGACTCGTCGACCGGCACCACGTCGAAGTGCGCCATCAGGACGATCGGATCGGCCGCGGCATCGAGACCCCGCCAGCGGTACAGCAGCCCGAGGTCGGTGATGCGCTCGAGCTCGAGGCGCTCGTGCACCAGCGGATACAGCTCGGCAAGCAGAGTTGCGAACGCGTCAAACGGCTCCATCCCTCGGGTGTCGAGTTCGGCCGACACCGTCGGGAGCGCGATCATCCTCGAGAGACGCGCGGCGATGCCAGGACGCGGTGCGGTCTCGGGCCGGGGGCTGTCGGTGCTCATGGATACGACTCTACGGCCGCCCGAGACCGCCCTCAGCGCGCGCTGAACCGGGCTTCGACGGCGGCCGAGACGACGATGTCCTCGGGCTGGAATTCGAGGGCCGGGCCACCGGCACCCGCGGCGAACGCCGCCGTGGTCATGCGCATCATCTCGGGGCGGGCAGTGGCCGCCTGGTGCTGCGTGAGCAGACCGAGGTCGGCGACCTCCAGTGGCGTGACGGTGGAGTGGCCGATCGCAGCGGCGTAGGCCGTCGCCCGGTCGACGGCGACACGGACAGCGGATGCCGCCACCGCCGCCTCGGTGGCCTTCGCGGTCTCAGGGGTCAGATGCCACTGGACCCCATCCACCTGGACGCCGTCTTTCTCGGCGATGGAGGTGATCCACCACGACAGTGCGGCGAAGTCGGTGAACGTCGCCGTGAGCTCCACCGACGCGTAGTGGACGAGGGGGAGCTGGGTGCCCTGGTCGTTCCACGGGCGATTCGCCCACACGGCGACCCGCTGGCTCGTCCATTCGCGCACGGCGCCCTCGGCCTTGCGGGCGGCGAGGTCATCGCGCAGGGGTGCGCTGAGGGCGGCGATGCGCTCCACGACGGCGCCGCGCTCGGCGCCGTCCACACGGACGCTCACCGTGGCGATGGCCTCTTCGGGCGCCACTCGGGTCTCGTGCTCGCCCCGGACGGTGATGATCACTTCGCTCATGCCCGTGACTCTACGCGGGAATGGCGCGAACTCCGCACACGTTGTAGGCTGTATTGCTCGGGTGCCATTGGCATCCACGTGACAACTCCACAGGGTGACAGTGGTTCCTTCGCCGCAAGGCTCAAGGGGATGATCGGTTTCGACATCGCCTGCGAATCTGCGAGAAGCGGGCCGAGGATGCAGGGTTATCTCGTTAACGATCTCTGCAAAACAATAAGTGCCGATGCAAAGCGCACTGACTTCGCCCTCGCTGCGTAAGCGAGCCTGAAGTCCGTCAGGCCGTAGGCGACCCCGCTACGGATCCTGGCGTCATCTAGGGGTCTTGCTGAACGGTGGCGTCTGGACGCCGTTCGGGACTCTTCCCAGACTGGGCTCGTCGACTTAGGTGTCTGTGACAAAGGTCGGAGCCGAGCAGAACGTCTCTACAGACTGCGCCCGGAGAAGACGCCGTATCCCAGCGATGGACGGGGGTTCGATTCCCCCCATCTCCACGAAGCCGCTGTCACCAGGAGTGAAGGGCCCGACTTTCGCGATATTCTGCGGAAATCGGGCCCTTCGTCTGTGCGGGTGGATGCCGGAACGTATCACAATATGACGGCGCAGTACCGTCGCGGGCGAATGCAACGCATGATGCTGGCATGACCACGACACCTCCCGCGTCGACGTTCGAGACGCCGCTCAAGTTCGCGTACTGGGTGCCCAACGTGTCGGGCGGCCTCGTCGTCTCGACCATCGAACAGCGGACCGATTGGCAGTTCGACTACAACAAGCGGCTCGCGCGCATCGCGGAGCAGAGCGGCTTCGAGTACGCCTTGACGCAGGCGCGCTACGCCGCCAGCTACGGCGCCGACAAGCAGCACGAGGCCACGGCCTTCAGCCTGGCACTGCTCGGCGCCACCGAGCGGCTGCGCATCATCGCGGCGGTCCACCCGGGCATGTGGCATCCGGGTGTCCTGGCCAAGTGGCTCATCACGGCAGATCACATCTCGGGCGGCCGCGCCGCGGTCAACATCGTGTCGGGCTGGCTGAAGGACGAGTTCACCGGCTTCGGGCTGCCCTGGCTCGAGCACGACGAGCGGTACGTGCGCACGGAGGAGTTCATCCGGATCCTGCGCGGACTCCTCACCGAGGACGGATTCTCCCACCACGGCACCCACTACGACATCTCGGACTTCACCCTTTCTCCGCGGCCGCTGGACCTGCCCGGACGCGCGCACCCCGAGATCTTCTTCGGAGGCAACTCCACCGCCGCGCAGGCGACGGCCGGGCGTGTGGCCGACTGGTACTTCTCCAACGGCCGCAGCCTCGACGGCTACGAGGAGAACGTCGCCGGCGTACGCGCGGCTGCGGAGGAGGCGGGGCGCACCCCGCGCTTCGGCCTCAACGGCTTCGCGATCGTGCGCGATACCCGTTCAGAGGCGGAGGAGACGCTGCGCGAGATCGTCGCCAAGGCGCACCGCCCCGCCGTGGAGGGTTTCCGCGAGGCGGTGAAGGAAGCGGGCCAGTCCACGGCCGACGGTCGCGGAATGTGGGCCGACTCGTCGTTCGAGGACCTCGTGCAGTACAACGACGGCTTCAAGACCCAGCTCATCGGGACGCCCGAAGAGGTCGCCGCCCGCATCATCGCGTACAAGCGGGTGGGCGTGAACCTGCTGCTGACCGCCTATCTGCACTTCCAGGAGGAACTCGCCGCGTTCGGCCGGGAGGTGCTGCCGATCGTGCGCGCGAAGGAACAGGACCTGGCGCGCGAGCACGGCACCGAGCTGAACACCGACCTCCTGCCCGAACTCGCCGATACATCGGCGGGCGCGCTGGTCTGAGCCCGGTTCAGGCGGCCGGGCGCTCGATGAGCAGCAGGCCCTGCTTCGTGTCGGACAGGGTCACCCAGTCATCGCCGAACCGGTAGGTCATGCCGTACCCGTTCTCATCTGTGTTCAGCGCCTGCATCGGGTCTTCGGTGTAGTAGACACCGGCATCCGAGTCCTCGCGCATCCAGCCGTCCTCGTCGAGCTGCGCCTGAGCTGTCGTGACCTCGTCCGCCGTCAGGGGCGCCCAGGCGAAGATCAGCACGTTTCCGGTGGCCACCGAGAAGTCGCCCCAGGTGCAGCTGATGCCGTCGGCCGGTGCGACGTCGCCGATGACGAAGGGCTCCTCCTTGTATGTCCAGCTCTGCGCCTCGAGCTCGGCGAGCGTGTCGGTCGACACGAGGGTCTCGCAGGTGGCGGTGACCGGCTCGGGGGCCTCGTCGGTGACGTCGGGCGCGGGCGTCGCGGGATCGGTCGCGCCGGTGGTCGGCGCGGCGGGCGGAGCCGTGGTGACGGGCGGAGCGGCTTCGGGCGTGCCGGCGCACGAGGCGGTCAGGAGGGCCGCCGCGGCGATCGCCGCGCTTGCGGTGACGCGGGCAAGAGAAGAACGCATGATGGTGGTGAATACTCCGGGGTCGGGGGTTGATATCAGTTCGTGGCGCCGTCGATGAGCGCGCGGAACTGGTCGTGCAGGATGCCGTTGGTCGCGAGCGAAGACCGCGACGCCAGCGAGTCCGCCCCTTCGATGTCGGTGAAACGGCCCCCGGCTTCGCGGACGATGGGCACGAGAGCGGCGATGTCGTACTCCTTCACGTCGAATTCGGCGACGAACTCGAGCCTTCCCTCGGCCAGCAGCATGTACGGCCAGGCGTCGCCATAGCCACGGTCGCGCCACACGCTTCGGGTGAGTCGCAACAGCGCATCGGTTCGACCGACCTCGTCCCACTGGCTGAGGCTCTGGAAACTGGCACTGGCCTCCGCGAGAGTCGAGACCGACGACACGCGAAGGCGACGCGGCTCGCCGCCGGGCACATTCGTCCAGGCGCCGAGCCCGGACGCCGCCCACCACCGGCGCCCGATGGCCGGCTGGCTGGCCACGCCCACGCGGGGGACGCCGTCGACCACGAGGGCGAGGAGCGTCGTCCACATCGGGATGCCCTTGAGGTAATTCGCGGTGCCGTCGATCGGGTCGATGATCCACTGACGGGCCGAGGTCCCGGTGACGCCGAACTCCTCGCCGAAGATGCCGTCGGCCGGCCGCTCGGCCTCGAGCAGCGTGCGGATCGCCCGTTCGGTGGCCAGGTCGGCCTCGGTCACATGCGAGGAGTCAGCCTTGAGCTGCACGTCGAGGTCCGGCGCGTCGAAGCGGGCCATCGCGACCGCGTCAGCGGCATCGGCCGCTCGAAGAGCCAACGCGAGATCGGCCGAGAGGTCGCCCTCGTACGGCGTCGACCAGGGCGTCGCGGGAGCGGGGGGAGTCACCCCTCCAGGATACGGGGCCGGTGCCGGCTCGATTGGCGAACCAGCGCATCAAGATGGTAACGTTGACCCTCGGTTCGCCTGATAGCGGACAGCCTGCACCTCTAGCTCAATCGGCAGAGCAACTGACTCTTAATCAGTGGGTTCTGGGTTCGAGTCCCAGGGGGTGCACCACACCGAAACCCCCGCCCGGCGACACCGTCGGAGCGGGGGTTTCGTCATCGAATGGATGCCGGAGTCTCAGACCGCGTCGCCGACGACGACCGCGGTGGCCACCTCCGCGGCATCCGCCTCCGCCACGTCGATGCGCGCCAGCGTGCGGCGGCGGATCAGGATCGTGGCGGCGGCGATCAGGACGGACGCGGCGGCGAACACGAACGGGATGGCCGCGTTGAACCAGTGCCACAGGGCAGCGGCGATCGGCGGGGCCGCCGCACCGCCGAGGAAGCGGACCGCCGAGTAGGCAGAGCTCGCCACCGCGCGCGGCAGGTCGGTCGCCTCCATCACGGACTCGGTCAGGATCGTGTTCATGAGGCCGAGCAGCAGTCCGCCCACGATGATGCAGATGACCAGGGCGGGGGCATTGTTGACGAAGACGGCAGCGGCGAGCAGGTCCAGGGTGAGCAGCGGCAGGACCGCCAGCATCGCCGTGGTGCGCTTCATTCGGCGCAGCAGAACAGGCGCCACCCAGACGCTGGCGACCGCGAGGCCCACGCCCCAGCCGAAGAACGTCAGGCCGATGCCCATGGCGCCGAATCCGAGCGGGAACGGCGAGAACGCCAGGAGCACGAAGAATCCGATGTTGTAGAAGACGGCCGCGATGGCGAGCGTGGCCAGCGCCGGCTGACGCAGGGCCCGGATCGGCGCGGACAGCGGGATCGGCGTGCGGTTGGGGTCGTCGGTGCGCAGCAGCACGCTGACCGCGACGAGGGCGATCGCCATCAGCACGACGACACCGAAGAACGGTCCGCGCCAGCTCATCTCGCCCAGGATTCCGCCCAGCAGCGGACCGATGGCGATGCCCAGTCCGAGCGCCGCCTCGTACAGCACGATCGCCGTCGCGCTGCCTCCGCTGGCTGCGCCGACGATCGTGGCGAGCGCCGTGGAGATGAACAGCGCGTTGCCGAGGCCCCATCCCGCGCGGAACCCGATCACGGCGTCGACGCTGCCCGACAGTGCGCACAGCAGCGCGAAGACGAGGATCAGCCCGAGGCCGATCAGGAGCGTCTTCTTCGCACCGATGCGGCTGGAGACCCAACTGGTCACGAGCATCGCGAGCCCGGTGACGACGAGGTAGCTCGTGAACAGCAGCTCGGTCTCGACCGGTGTCGCCTCAAGGGACTCCGCGATCGCCGGCAGGATCGGGTCCACGAGTCCGATCCCCATGAACGCGACGACGCACGCGAAGGCCACCGCCCACACCTGCGCCGGCTGACGCCACACGCTGGGGGCCATGCCCGCCGTCACCCGGACGCTCGGGGCCGTGCCCGTGCTCATCTGATCTTCCTCTCCGGGGCCTCGACCCCGGTCTTTCGCGTGAGGATGTCGGCGGCGCTGTTGAGCGTCGCCCACTCCTGATCGGTCAGGTCGGCGAACCGCGGCGCCAGCGCGCTACGCAGTTCGTCATGCCACGCATCGAGTGCACTCAGCCCGGCGGGGGTGACGGTGAGAATGGCGACACGCGAGTCTGTGGCGTCGCTCGTGCGCTCGATGAGGCCCGCGTCGGCGAGCTGACCGGCCAGCCGCGTCATGCCGGGCTGGCTGATGCGGCTGAGCCGGGCGAGGTCGCCCACACGCTGCGGACCGTGATCGCGCAGCAGTGTCAGGCTGCGCCACTGCGCGGCGGGTGTCTCGGTGCGGGTATCGAGCGCCGCGACGCGGGTCAGGGCATGCGCGGCGATCATCAGCTGCAGCAGTTCTTCGCTTCGGGGCATCAGAAAAACATAATACTGCTATATAACGCGCAAATGTAAAGGTCCGGCAACGGTTGCCGACCCCACGTCCGAAGAGTTGACATCATCGCCGCGTGCACGCAAGATGGCGTTACCTGAATCAGATCTCAGGTTTGCTTCCAATGGTGAAAGGCATTCACATGCGAGTTACGAAGAAGTTGCTCTTGGGCTCCGTGGTCGCCACGGCCGCCCTCGTCCTGGCGGCGTGCGCGCCGGCGGCCGAGACGCCCGGTGGTGCTCCGGCCGGCGACGAGGGCCCCGCGGAGGTCACCGTCGGCGTCATCACGAGTGAGACCGGTCCGCTGGCCGGCTACGGTGCGCAGTACCTCGACGGCTTCCGCGCCGGCCTGGACTACGCCACCGACGGCACGAACGAGGTCGACGGCACGAAGATCACCATCGACTACCGCGACGACGCGGGCGACCCCGACACGGCCGTCACCATCGCGAAGGAGCTCATCGGCGACGGGGTGCAGATCCTCGCCGGCAGCGCCTCTTCGGGCGTCGCCCTCGCCGTGGCCGAGCAGGCCGGTCAGAATCAAGTGCTGTTCCTGTCGGGTCCCGCCGCGGCCGATGCGATCACCGGCATCAACGACTACACGTTCCGCACCGGCCGCCAGTCCGCGCAGGACGTGGCGACTTCGGGCACGTTCGTGGATGACATCGACGGCAAGAAGGTCACGGTGTTCGCGCAGAACAACGCGTTCGGGCAGGGCAACGAGGCGGCCGTCCAGGCGATCCTCGGTGCGAAGGGCGCCGAGGTCGACAGTGTGCTGGTCGCCGAGGACGTCACCGAGTTCACGACCTTCGCGCAGCAGGTGCTCGCAGGCTCGCCCGACCTCGTCTTCGTCGCGTGGGCCGGTGCCACCTCCGGTGCGATGTGGCAGGCGATGAGCCAGCAAGGCGTCCTCGACGAGATCCCCGTGGTGACCGGTCTCGGCGACGCGGTCACCTTCGGTGCGTATGGTGAGGCTTCGGAGCAGATCAGCTTCCTGAACCACTACTTCCCGGGCGCCCCCGACAACGACGTGAACGACGCGATGGTGGAGGCGGTCGAAGCCGCCGGTGGCACCCCCGACCTGTTCACGCCGGATGGATTCAATGCCGCGCTCATGCTGGTGCATGCCATCGAAGAGGGTGCAGGGGACGTGGATGCCATGGTCGCCGCGCTCGAGGGATACTCGTTCGACGGGCCGAAGGGCACGACGACCGTCCGCGCCGGTGACCACGCGCTCATCCAGGAGATGTACCAGGTGAAGCTCGTCGCCGACGGCGACTCGTTCATCCCCGAACTGGTCGCCACGGTCCCGGCCGACGAGGTCGCGCCGGCCGAAGCCGAGTAGGCGGGAGACTCGCACACGATGAGCAACTCAGCCCCGTCCGCGCTCGCGATCAAAGGCCTCGGCCTGCAGATCGGCGGCGCCACCATCCTGAAGGATGTCGACCTCGACATCGCGCCCGGCTCACTGGTCGGCGTGATCGGCCCCAACGGTGCCGGAAAGACCACGCTGTTCAACGTGGTCTCCGGCATCCTGCGGCCCACCGCCGGGAGCATCCTGATGAACGGAACGGACATCACCCGTTCGTCGGTGCCCCACCGGGCCCGGGCGGGGCTGGGTCGCACATTCCAGACGTCGAGTCTGTTCCCCAGGCTCAGCGTCCTCGAGAACGTCCGCCTCGCGGCGCAGGTCACCCTCGGCGGCAACTACTCGCTGTTGAAGTTCCCTCGCAGATCGGATGCCGCGACCGCGCTCGCGCTGGAGAAGCTGGTGCTCGTCGGGCTCGGCCACAAGCTCGAGACCCCCGCCGGCGACATCTCGCACGGTGACAAGCGCAAGCTCGAGATCGCCGTGCTGCTGGCCACCGACGCGTCCATCGTGCTGCTGGACGAGCCCATGGCCGGCGTGGCCTCCGGCGATGTGGCCGGCCTCGTCGAGAACATCCGCGACATGCAGCGCGTCAACAACTGCACGGTGCTCATGGTCGAACACCACATCGAGGTGCTCATGGGCCTGGTCGACAAGGTCGCGGTCATGTACGCCGGCTCCATCATCGCGTTCGACTCGCCCCAGAACATCATGGCCAACCCGCTCGTCCAGAGCGCCTACCTCGGGACAGCCGCATGACCGCCGCCCCCATCCTCACCGTCCGGCACCTCTCCGCGTCGATCGCCGGCCAGCAGGTCGTCGAGGACGTCACCTTCGACGTCCCCGCCACCGGCATCACCGCCGTCCTCGGCCGCAACGGCGTGGGCAAGACGTCCACGATCCGGGGGATCCTCGGCCTTATCCAGCGCCGCGGCGCCGTGACGCTCGCCGGTGAGCGCATCGACGGGCTGCCCACGCACAAGATCGTGCAGCGCGGGGTCGGCTACGTGCCCGAAGACCGCGAGGTCTTCGCGAAGCTCACCGTGGCGGAGAACCTGGCGATGGCCGAGCGCACGAAGAACCCGCGCCGCGAGTTCGTGGCCGCGCTCTTCCCCGATCTGGTGGCCCGGCGCGCCCAGATGGCCGGTACTCTCTCGGGCGGCCAGCAGCAGATGGTCTCGGTCGCCCGAGCCCTGCTCAACGACAACGCGATCCTGCTGGTCGACGAGCCCACGAAGGGACTCGCGCCGAAGATCGTCGGAGAGGTCGCGGAGGCGTTGGCCGAGGCATCGAAGCTCGTCCCCATCCTGCTCGTCGAGCAGAACCTCGAGGTCGTCCGCCAGCTCGCCGACGACGCGATCGTGATCGCGGGCGGACGCGTCGTCCATACCGGGAAGGCGACCGACATCCTCGATGACAACGCGCTGACCACACGGCTGCTCGGCGTGAGTGCGGAGGCGGTGGCATGAGCAGTCTCGTCCTGATCCTCCTCACCGGCATCGGTCTCGGTG
This DNA window, taken from Microbacterium invictum, encodes the following:
- a CDS encoding substrate-binding domain-containing protein — encoded protein: MRVTKKLLLGSVVATAALVLAACAPAAETPGGAPAGDEGPAEVTVGVITSETGPLAGYGAQYLDGFRAGLDYATDGTNEVDGTKITIDYRDDAGDPDTAVTIAKELIGDGVQILAGSASSGVALAVAEQAGQNQVLFLSGPAAADAITGINDYTFRTGRQSAQDVATSGTFVDDIDGKKVTVFAQNNAFGQGNEAAVQAILGAKGAEVDSVLVAEDVTEFTTFAQQVLAGSPDLVFVAWAGATSGAMWQAMSQQGVLDEIPVVTGLGDAVTFGAYGEASEQISFLNHYFPGAPDNDVNDAMVEAVEAAGGTPDLFTPDGFNAALMLVHAIEEGAGDVDAMVAALEGYSFDGPKGTTTVRAGDHALIQEMYQVKLVADGDSFIPELVATVPADEVAPAEAE
- a CDS encoding ABC transporter ATP-binding protein encodes the protein MSNSAPSALAIKGLGLQIGGATILKDVDLDIAPGSLVGVIGPNGAGKTTLFNVVSGILRPTAGSILMNGTDITRSSVPHRARAGLGRTFQTSSLFPRLSVLENVRLAAQVTLGGNYSLLKFPRRSDAATALALEKLVLVGLGHKLETPAGDISHGDKRKLEIAVLLATDASIVLLDEPMAGVASGDVAGLVENIRDMQRVNNCTVLMVEHHIEVLMGLVDKVAVMYAGSIIAFDSPQNIMANPLVQSAYLGTAA
- a CDS encoding ABC transporter ATP-binding protein, with protein sequence MTAAPILTVRHLSASIAGQQVVEDVTFDVPATGITAVLGRNGVGKTSTIRGILGLIQRRGAVTLAGERIDGLPTHKIVQRGVGYVPEDREVFAKLTVAENLAMAERTKNPRREFVAALFPDLVARRAQMAGTLSGGQQQMVSVARALLNDNAILLVDEPTKGLAPKIVGEVAEALAEASKLVPILLVEQNLEVVRQLADDAIVIAGGRVVHTGKATDILDDNALTTRLLGVSAEAVA